The following proteins are co-located in the Komagataeibacter sp. FNDCF1 genome:
- a CDS encoding phage baseplate assembly protein V: protein MVDTRMLAANMANAQAQPGLGLVSAVDPLNHAVKVTAQPAGVETGWIPYAAMQVGTLRIACVPDIGTHVLLVRLEGDGEHAVCACPVYDAVILPPVSPATGHVAQPGELLVVAGCGAPPTGDDTTPGAVSRNAPWWHLTRDTIYSGAGNTTETLTNGSRAWKVDGVTMTLDTNGLTVTGGPIITDGNITAQGTVTGQTDVKAAGISGKSHIHPVTTVPGATEAPQ, encoded by the coding sequence ATGGTTGATACCCGCATGCTTGCCGCCAACATGGCCAATGCGCAGGCGCAGCCCGGCCTCGGGCTGGTCAGTGCCGTTGACCCGCTCAATCACGCCGTAAAGGTCACGGCCCAGCCCGCGGGGGTGGAAACCGGCTGGATACCCTATGCCGCCATGCAGGTCGGTACCCTGCGTATCGCCTGTGTGCCCGACATTGGCACGCATGTGCTGCTGGTCCGGCTTGAAGGCGATGGAGAACACGCGGTCTGCGCCTGTCCCGTCTATGATGCCGTGATCTTGCCCCCTGTATCCCCTGCCACCGGCCATGTGGCCCAGCCGGGGGAACTGCTGGTGGTGGCGGGATGCGGTGCCCCCCCGACGGGTGACGATACGACGCCGGGTGCTGTTTCCCGGAACGCGCCATGGTGGCACTTGACCAGAGATACGATCTATAGCGGGGCAGGGAATACGACCGAGACCCTGACCAATGGCTCCAGGGCGTGGAAGGTAGATGGTGTCACAATGACGCTGGACACGAACGGTCTGACCGTTACCGGGGGGCCCATCATTACCGACGGGAACATCACCGCACAGGGCACGGTTACGGGTCAGACCGATGTAAAAGCCGCCGGTATTTCCGGCAAGAGTCATATCCATCCCGTTACTACGGTCCCTGGCGCTACGGAGGCACCACAATGA
- a CDS encoding phage tail protein has translation MSALSHTMGGDLDLSGTGGVAVVSGAEQTRQALLRRLCTNAGTYIWQPNYGAGLPARVGSVMDEAGIRALVLEQMQAEAGVNQTQPVTVTVTSPKVGAYLLAISYTDAATGAVQELTLST, from the coding sequence ATGAGCGCCCTGTCCCACACCATGGGCGGCGACCTTGACCTGTCCGGCACGGGCGGCGTGGCTGTAGTGAGTGGTGCCGAACAGACCCGACAGGCCCTGCTGCGCCGCCTGTGCACCAATGCGGGAACCTATATCTGGCAACCCAATTACGGTGCGGGCCTGCCCGCGCGTGTGGGGAGCGTGATGGACGAAGCGGGTATCCGCGCACTGGTGCTGGAACAGATGCAGGCCGAGGCCGGGGTGAACCAGACCCAGCCCGTCACAGTCACGGTAACCAGCCCCAAGGTCGGGGCCTACCTGCTGGCCATTTCCTACACGGATGCCGCCACCGGGGCGGTGCAGGAACTGACATTGAGCACCTGA
- a CDS encoding baseplate J/gp47 family protein, whose product MAITFQSFRTTLGNMVASAQGACPSLLDLNVGSPGRAMLEAVAGLGLWFQFIALQVLSRTRLATSIGSDVDSFVEDFGLTREPGTAATGTVTFTSFTPASQSATIAVGTTAKTASNLIYDVVEDSTNAAWSAADSAYVRPAGTASVTVPVQCEATGTTGNVAAGAICLLGTAISGIDTVTNTAALTNGSDGETDAALRARFVAYINSRSKATIAAMENAVTDVSADLIYQVVENVDTSGAALPGNVVLFVDDGSGDVSDSVIDAVYTAVDAVRPAAVSIQVVRPDVVRPAVAMTVSVDATGDLATVQATISTNVATYLNGLAIGTAASYSRLIQIAYAASTSVTNVTGVTLAGGVVDLPATIGTAYRAGAVAFG is encoded by the coding sequence TTGGCCATCACCTTCCAGTCATTCAGGACCACGCTGGGCAACATGGTCGCAAGCGCACAGGGTGCGTGCCCGTCGCTGCTGGACCTCAATGTCGGCTCCCCCGGCCGCGCCATGCTCGAAGCGGTGGCGGGGCTGGGGCTGTGGTTCCAGTTCATTGCGCTGCAGGTCCTCTCGCGCACCCGGCTTGCCACGTCCATCGGGTCGGACGTGGACAGCTTCGTGGAGGATTTCGGCCTCACGCGCGAACCGGGTACGGCCGCCACCGGCACCGTCACCTTCACATCCTTCACACCCGCCAGCCAGTCGGCCACGATTGCCGTGGGCACCACGGCCAAGACCGCATCAAACCTGATCTATGATGTGGTAGAGGACAGCACGAACGCTGCATGGTCGGCAGCCGACAGCGCCTATGTCCGCCCGGCGGGCACGGCATCCGTCACGGTGCCGGTGCAATGCGAGGCAACCGGCACCACAGGCAACGTGGCGGCGGGCGCGATCTGCCTGCTGGGCACGGCCATATCCGGCATCGATACGGTCACCAACACCGCGGCCCTGACCAATGGCAGCGATGGCGAGACGGACGCTGCCCTGCGTGCGCGGTTCGTGGCCTACATCAACAGCCGGTCCAAGGCCACGATTGCCGCCATGGAAAACGCGGTGACCGATGTTTCCGCCGACCTGATCTACCAGGTGGTGGAGAACGTGGACACGTCCGGCGCCGCGCTGCCCGGCAACGTGGTGCTGTTTGTCGATGACGGGTCGGGCGACGTGTCCGACAGCGTGATCGATGCGGTCTATACGGCCGTTGATGCGGTGCGCCCGGCGGCGGTGTCCATTCAGGTGGTGCGCCCGGATGTGGTGCGGCCCGCCGTGGCCATGACCGTCAGCGTGGACGCCACGGGCGACCTTGCCACGGTGCAGGCCACGATCAGCACCAATGTCGCAACCTACCTGAACGGGTTGGCCATTGGCACCGCGGCCAGCTATTCGCGCCTGATCCAGATCGCCTATGCCGCCAGCACGTCCGTCACCAATGTGACCGGCGTGACCCTGGCCGGCGGGGTGGTGGACCTGCCCGCAACCATCGGCACGGCCTACCGGGCCGGGGCGGTGGCGTTTGGCTGA
- a CDS encoding structural protein: MSAYIPRGIRNNNPGNLDYVGQAGAHLETGVAEPRFAAFPTMADGIRALRDQLLRYAERGLTTIASIISVYAPATENVTSAYIAGLCRQMGVQADAVLDLRDPATMLGLIEGIATMENGPGHISPVQIRQALGGGDT, translated from the coding sequence ATGAGCGCATACATTCCCCGCGGCATCCGCAACAACAATCCGGGCAACCTTGATTACGTGGGTCAGGCGGGCGCGCATCTGGAAACCGGCGTGGCGGAACCGCGCTTCGCGGCTTTTCCGACCATGGCAGACGGCATCCGCGCCCTGCGTGACCAGTTGCTGCGCTATGCCGAGCGCGGCCTGACCACGATTGCCTCCATCATCTCGGTCTATGCGCCTGCCACCGAGAACGTGACCAGCGCCTATATCGCCGGCCTGTGCCGCCAGATGGGCGTGCAGGCCGATGCCGTGCTGGACCTGCGCGATCCGGCCACCATGCTGGGGCTGATCGAGGGCATCGCCACCATGGAAAACGGGCCGGGGCATATCAGTCCGGTACAGATCAGGCAGGCGCTTGGGGGAGGGGATACATGA
- a CDS encoding MgtC/SapB family protein — MTAPPEFTHPAMGEGWLQLGELALAFVLSALVGLEREFRQKSAGLRTYTLVGVASALFMLVSKYGFNNVLEAGQVVLDPSRIAAQVVSGIGFIGGGVIFMRRDVVRGLTTAASVWLTAALGMACGAGLIALAVATTVGHFIIMLGFPRLSHLVPRAHAARAVGVFITYPDGHGLLRTILSRCTKLRFTIHRVKVEQPATNIDDDVLADLRDRHHNTTAQPPDPAAAGMVTLFIKVRGRRPISHLVAVLSAIDGVAGVETDEPDNDPE, encoded by the coding sequence ATGACCGCACCGCCAGAATTTACACATCCCGCCATGGGCGAGGGATGGCTCCAGCTAGGGGAACTGGCGCTGGCCTTCGTGCTATCGGCACTGGTGGGGCTGGAACGGGAGTTCCGGCAGAAAAGTGCCGGCCTGCGCACCTATACACTGGTGGGGGTGGCGTCCGCGCTGTTCATGCTGGTGTCCAAATACGGGTTCAACAATGTACTGGAGGCCGGGCAGGTAGTACTCGATCCCTCGCGCATTGCGGCACAGGTCGTGTCGGGTATCGGGTTTATTGGCGGTGGCGTGATTTTCATGCGGCGCGACGTGGTGCGGGGACTGACCACGGCGGCCTCCGTATGGCTTACGGCAGCATTGGGCATGGCATGTGGGGCCGGGCTGATCGCGCTGGCAGTCGCCACAACCGTTGGGCATTTCATTATCATGCTCGGCTTTCCGCGTCTGAGTCATCTGGTGCCGCGTGCCCATGCCGCACGTGCGGTAGGGGTCTTCATAACCTATCCTGATGGCCATGGCCTGTTACGCACCATCCTGAGCCGCTGCACGAAACTACGCTTTACCATTCACCGTGTGAAGGTAGAGCAGCCAGCCACCAACATTGATGACGACGTGCTGGCCGACCTGCGTGACCGACACCACAACACCACCGCCCAGCCCCCGGATCCCGCAGCCGCAGGCATGGTCACGCTGTTCATAAAGGTGCGGGGCAGACGGCCCATCTCCCACCTGGTAGCGGTCCTGTCAGCCATTGACGGTGTTGCCGGCGTGGAGACGGACGAGCCGGATAACGACCCCGAGTGA
- a CDS encoding DUF952 domain-containing protein — protein MTEHIAYKILSADEYGDLLHAGTFTGSPADVADGFIHLSTGEQVMGTLDRHFAGREGLMLVAVDLDLLAPALVRWEPSRGGQLFPHLYATLPMKAVVAACPVVRTETDGLRLPVSGNISGLAS, from the coding sequence ATGACCGAACATATCGCCTACAAAATCCTGAGTGCGGATGAATATGGGGATCTTCTCCATGCAGGTACATTTACCGGCTCTCCCGCCGATGTAGCGGACGGATTCATTCACCTTTCAACGGGTGAGCAGGTGATGGGCACGCTGGATCGGCATTTTGCGGGGCGCGAGGGGCTTATGCTGGTTGCGGTGGATCTGGACCTGCTGGCCCCTGCGCTGGTACGGTGGGAGCCGTCACGCGGTGGACAGCTTTTTCCCCATCTGTATGCCACCCTGCCCATGAAGGCGGTGGTCGCCGCCTGTCCTGTCGTGCGTACCGAGACGGACGGATTACGATTGCCGGTTTCGGGTAATATCTCAGGTCTTGCAAGCTGA
- a CDS encoding sulfotransferase family 2 domain-containing protein, whose product MLQPVLRVKMSSDVHERLAELHIPYPPGPKRLRRMKQVRRAGVLFIHIPKNAGTSLTRALYDMDVGHETIRYFNRRMPQLAGLPSFAILRDPVQRFLSAYRYARAGGSALRSVSRGFRSTYMNFGGVDEALDHIARALLPYEVDHIFRPQAWYVTDRHGQQAVNHLFMLDDMMGIEAFVRRYTPNPVGHINGGTKADDITTLRLDQIARLRQIYHMDYALIASCMAGSATPLPSRA is encoded by the coding sequence ATGTTACAGCCTGTTCTTCGTGTAAAAATGTCCAGTGACGTGCATGAACGGCTGGCGGAACTGCATATTCCCTATCCGCCAGGCCCCAAGCGGCTGCGCCGGATGAAGCAGGTGCGCAGGGCTGGCGTGCTGTTCATTCATATTCCCAAGAACGCGGGCACATCGCTGACGCGTGCCCTCTATGACATGGATGTGGGGCATGAGACCATACGCTATTTCAACCGCCGCATGCCGCAGCTTGCGGGTCTGCCATCCTTTGCCATATTGCGTGACCCCGTGCAGCGCTTCCTGTCAGCCTACCGTTATGCGCGTGCCGGGGGTAGCGCGCTGCGCAGCGTCTCACGCGGCTTTCGAAGCACCTATATGAATTTTGGTGGTGTTGACGAAGCACTAGACCATATTGCCCGTGCCCTCCTGCCTTACGAGGTCGACCATATCTTCCGCCCACAGGCGTGGTATGTAACCGACCGGCATGGTCAACAGGCTGTTAACCATCTGTTCATGCTTGATGACATGATGGGCATAGAGGCCTTTGTCCGCCGTTACACGCCGAATCCTGTCGGACATATCAACGGGGGAACCAAGGCGGATGACATAACCACGCTGCGCCTCGACCAGATTGCGCGGCTTCGCCAGATCTATCATATGGATTATGCGTTGATCGCATCCTGCATGGCAGGCTCCGCCACGCCGTTACCGTCCCGGGCCTGA
- a CDS encoding SDR family NAD(P)-dependent oxidoreductase: MQIDLTGRTAIVTGSTGGIGLAIAKGLAESGAQVVVNGRRAPAVEKAVRAVAASGTGQAMGFTGDLGTAEGCAALVAAYPSCDILINNLGIYEPGDFFETPDTDWTRFFEVNVMSGVRLSRAYLPGMEKTGWGRVVFISSESAFNIPVEMIHYGFSKTAQVAIARGLAKRMAGTRVTVNSVLPGPTLSEGQAEMLKPEQEKTGHSLEQLAAAFTMEHRPGSIIRRAATVEEVANMVVYLSSPQASATTGAAVRVDGGVLDTI, from the coding sequence ATGCAGATCGACCTGACGGGCCGCACAGCCATTGTAACGGGTTCGACCGGGGGGATAGGACTGGCCATTGCCAAAGGGCTTGCCGAAAGCGGGGCGCAGGTTGTGGTCAATGGCAGGCGCGCGCCTGCGGTGGAAAAGGCGGTCCGTGCCGTGGCGGCATCGGGTACAGGGCAGGCCATGGGCTTTACGGGGGATCTGGGCACGGCGGAAGGCTGTGCGGCGCTGGTAGCGGCATACCCTTCCTGCGATATCCTGATCAACAACCTGGGTATTTATGAACCCGGTGATTTTTTTGAAACCCCCGACACGGACTGGACCCGGTTCTTTGAGGTCAATGTCATGTCCGGCGTGCGACTGTCGCGTGCGTATCTTCCCGGTATGGAAAAAACAGGATGGGGCCGGGTGGTGTTCATCTCCTCCGAATCGGCATTCAACATCCCGGTGGAAATGATTCATTACGGCTTCAGCAAGACAGCACAGGTTGCCATTGCACGGGGGCTTGCCAAGCGCATGGCGGGCACGAGGGTTACGGTCAATTCCGTGCTGCCGGGACCAACCCTGTCGGAAGGGCAGGCGGAAATGCTGAAGCCCGAACAGGAAAAAACCGGCCATTCCCTGGAGCAGCTTGCAGCGGCATTCACCATGGAGCACCGCCCCGGTTCCATTATCCGCCGCGCCGCCACGGTGGAGGAAGTGGCGAACATGGTGGTCTACCTGTCATCTCCACAGGCTTCTGCCACAACCGGGGCGGCAGTGCGGGTCGATGGTGGTGTGCTGGACACGATCTGA
- a CDS encoding SDR family oxidoreductase, translating to MGRTVLITGAGSGFGRAVALQLAARNWKVIAGVEIPSQIFQLEQEAAHHGVGLQVEKLDVTDPADRERFSTLDVDVLLNNAGIGEGGSMVDIPEENLRRQFEVNVIGPVQLTQMIARRMAARRAGRIVFMSSCAGLTSDPFTGAYSASKHAIEAIAEALGKELQEFGVAVATINPGPFLTGFNDRIFDSWKSWETDPARNLFDYTRIAYPYRQFGIEPVVETTVGVIEGTINSYRNVEPRQNAEMQRQQMDAAWTRKSDENLGKRFAMVETAYAMQPGMPAEG from the coding sequence ATGGGCAGGACTGTTCTCATCACCGGAGCGGGGTCGGGCTTTGGCAGGGCGGTGGCCCTGCAGCTGGCTGCACGGAACTGGAAGGTCATCGCGGGGGTGGAAATTCCGTCGCAGATATTCCAGCTGGAGCAGGAAGCCGCACATCACGGCGTGGGACTGCAGGTTGAAAAGCTCGACGTGACCGATCCCGCTGACCGTGAACGGTTCAGCACGCTGGATGTCGATGTCCTGCTCAATAACGCGGGTATTGGCGAAGGCGGATCAATGGTCGACATACCCGAGGAGAATTTACGCCGGCAGTTCGAAGTCAATGTGATTGGCCCGGTGCAGCTTACGCAGATGATTGCCAGACGCATGGCGGCACGCCGGGCGGGCAGGATTGTTTTCATGTCGTCCTGCGCGGGGCTGACATCAGATCCGTTTACCGGCGCGTATTCCGCATCGAAACATGCGATCGAGGCTATTGCGGAAGCGCTGGGTAAGGAACTGCAGGAATTTGGTGTGGCGGTGGCCACAATTAACCCCGGCCCGTTCCTGACCGGATTCAATGACCGCATCTTCGATTCATGGAAAAGCTGGGAAACCGATCCGGCACGCAACCTGTTCGATTACACGCGCATTGCCTATCCCTACAGGCAGTTTGGCATTGAACCGGTTGTGGAGACGACGGTGGGTGTAATCGAAGGCACGATAAACAGCTACCGCAATGTGGAACCGCGACAGAATGCGGAAATGCAGCGTCAGCAGATGGATGCGGCATGGACCAGGAAATCCGATGAAAACCTGGGAAAGCGCTTTGCCATGGTTGAAACCGCCTATGCAATGCAGCCCGGCATGCCGGCAGAGGGATAG
- a CDS encoding lipase family protein — protein MRFSRSVYLATRLLMGFCLVAPGIHARAASVPGQAHAGMLTASTPLPAAFSLPDAGQALRITYLSTNGVTGTGLVPVTAEVILPPGKPPAGGWPIVAWAHGTVGVADHCAPSGNPWSERNRQYLSAWMKRGFAVVGTDYQGLGTPGGHAYLDTRVEAYSLLDGVRAALASVPGLQDRIMIVGQSQGGGAAFASAAFAPTYAPELNIRGTVATGAPYITPALMQQIMAAPTPGASYNPVMVYTLYLAQGLAGHDHAFRPEDAFTPKAMPAYRDAAKLCVYQLTDRVKEDGLTFGNSLQPGFAKALAPALAAMEYPTLRLTRPLFIGTGELDRDVPPPLQYGLVKAACAAGTVVQAHVYKGLSHDQTVNASLPDSAAFTQAVMSDQAVTPQCSPVPE, from the coding sequence GTGCGTTTCTCCCGCTCCGTTTACCTCGCCACCCGTCTGCTGATGGGGTTCTGTCTTGTGGCGCCGGGTATCCATGCCCGTGCGGCGTCTGTTCCCGGCCAGGCCCATGCGGGCATGCTTACGGCTTCCACCCCCCTGCCGGCAGCGTTCAGCCTGCCCGATGCGGGGCAGGCGCTGCGCATCACCTATCTTTCCACCAACGGTGTAACGGGCACGGGTCTTGTGCCCGTCACGGCAGAAGTCATCCTGCCGCCGGGCAAGCCGCCTGCTGGCGGCTGGCCTATCGTGGCGTGGGCACATGGTACCGTGGGTGTCGCGGATCATTGCGCTCCGTCCGGCAACCCTTGGAGTGAACGCAACCGGCAGTACCTGTCCGCATGGATGAAACGCGGCTTTGCGGTGGTCGGCACCGACTATCAGGGACTGGGCACACCCGGTGGCCATGCCTATCTGGATACGCGGGTGGAGGCCTACAGCCTGCTTGATGGCGTTCGTGCGGCACTGGCATCAGTGCCGGGACTGCAGGACAGGATCATGATCGTGGGCCAGTCACAGGGTGGCGGCGCGGCTTTTGCGTCCGCCGCCTTTGCCCCGACCTACGCGCCGGAACTGAATATCCGGGGCACCGTGGCCACGGGTGCACCATACATTACCCCTGCCCTGATGCAGCAGATCATGGCGGCCCCCACACCGGGCGCGTCGTATAACCCGGTCATGGTCTATACGCTGTACCTGGCGCAGGGACTGGCGGGTCATGACCATGCCTTCAGGCCAGAAGACGCCTTTACCCCCAAGGCCATGCCCGCCTACCGTGATGCGGCGAAGCTGTGCGTCTACCAGCTGACCGACCGGGTGAAGGAAGACGGCCTGACCTTTGGCAATTCGTTGCAGCCAGGCTTTGCCAAAGCTCTTGCCCCGGCGCTGGCGGCCATGGAATACCCGACGCTCAGACTGACCCGGCCGCTGTTTATCGGCACGGGGGAACTAGACCGCGACGTGCCGCCACCGTTGCAATATGGCTTGGTGAAGGCCGCCTGTGCTGCGGGAACGGTGGTTCAGGCACATGTCTACAAGGGACTCAGCCATGACCAGACGGTCAATGCCTCGCTGCCTGATTCCGCTGCCTTCACGCAGGCCGTCATGTCAGACCAAGCCGTAACGCCGCAATGCAGCCCTGTCCCTGAATGA
- a CDS encoding TetR/AcrR family transcriptional regulator yields MSSTDDTVCARMAPSAPSGQPVRKTYHHGNLRAALLHSARDLLEKKGITALGLRAITRHAGVSAAAAIPHFGNLAGLLSVLATIGYEELAHALAPTLGQGTQQAAGMAYIRFAMDNPGLFTLMFRSDAIDRTEPGLVHASARTSAMLTQLIGSLPGPHAARTRAGTRAALWGRVHGLAVLAIDGQLDALPSLEGQSMSLEALVEDALR; encoded by the coding sequence ATGTCAAGTACCGATGACACTGTCTGTGCCCGCATGGCGCCGTCAGCACCCTCCGGCCAGCCAGTCCGGAAAACCTACCACCACGGCAATCTGCGCGCGGCCCTGCTGCATTCGGCCCGTGACCTGCTGGAAAAAAAGGGAATCACCGCCCTTGGCCTGCGCGCGATCACGCGGCATGCGGGTGTATCGGCTGCAGCGGCCATACCGCATTTCGGCAACCTTGCCGGACTGCTCAGCGTGCTTGCAACCATCGGGTATGAGGAACTGGCCCATGCCCTTGCCCCCACGCTGGGCCAGGGCACACAGCAGGCGGCGGGCATGGCTTACATACGTTTCGCCATGGATAATCCCGGCCTGTTTACCCTCATGTTCCGTAGTGATGCCATTGACCGCACGGAACCCGGTCTTGTCCACGCATCCGCACGAACATCCGCCATGCTGACCCAGTTGATCGGCAGTCTGCCCGGGCCCCATGCCGCCCGGACACGGGCCGGGACGCGGGCGGCTTTGTGGGGCAGGGTACACGGTCTTGCCGTGCTGGCGATAGATGGCCAGCTTGATGCCCTGCCAAGCCTTGAAGGACAGTCCATGTCGCTGGAAGCGCTGGTCGAGGACGCATTGCGATAG
- a CDS encoding SDR family oxidoreductase, which yields MAHTALVIGATGIVGQNLANRLVAEGWSVHGLARHVEHLPGTIIPVAADALDPASLRTALAGTVPTHVFFTTWTRRATERENCIANSAMVRNVLDALPEPGALVHGSLVTGLKHYLGPFEAYAQGAPPQTPFRESMPRLDVENFYYSQEDVLFEAARRLGFAWTVHRPHTVIGYAIGNLMNMGTTLAVYATLCRETGLPFVFPGSPAQWGGLTDVTDARQLASQILWAATSPAGRNMAFNVVNGDVFRWKWLWSELAAWFGIRAADYPGHATSLEQLLAGQGAAWADIARRHDLRESAFDRLASAWHTDADLGRPIECVTDMSLSRRLGFTDYRYTPDSFFDLFERLRAGRYIP from the coding sequence ATGGCCCATACGGCTCTTGTTATTGGTGCGACGGGCATTGTCGGCCAGAACCTTGCCAACCGGCTTGTTGCCGAGGGCTGGAGTGTCCATGGTCTTGCAAGGCATGTCGAACACCTGCCTGGTACCATCATTCCGGTCGCGGCTGACGCGCTCGACCCGGCTTCCCTGCGGACCGCACTGGCGGGGACCGTTCCCACGCACGTCTTTTTCACCACATGGACCCGCCGCGCGACGGAGCGGGAGAACTGCATCGCCAACAGCGCGATGGTCCGCAATGTCCTGGACGCACTGCCGGAGCCGGGCGCCCTTGTTCATGGCAGTCTTGTCACCGGGCTGAAGCACTATCTTGGTCCGTTCGAGGCTTATGCACAGGGCGCGCCTCCACAGACTCCTTTCCGTGAGAGCATGCCGCGGCTGGACGTGGAAAATTTCTATTACAGTCAGGAAGACGTACTGTTCGAGGCAGCCCGAAGACTTGGCTTTGCATGGACGGTCCACCGTCCGCACACGGTCATCGGGTATGCGATCGGTAATCTCATGAACATGGGCACGACACTGGCCGTCTATGCGACACTGTGCCGCGAGACGGGGCTGCCATTCGTCTTTCCCGGCTCACCCGCGCAGTGGGGTGGTCTGACGGACGTGACGGATGCCCGCCAGCTTGCCAGCCAGATCCTGTGGGCGGCCACCAGCCCCGCCGGGCGCAACATGGCTTTCAATGTCGTCAATGGCGACGTGTTCCGCTGGAAATGGCTGTGGTCCGAACTGGCTGCGTGGTTTGGCATCCGGGCAGCGGATTATCCCGGCCATGCCACATCACTGGAACAGCTGCTGGCGGGGCAGGGGGCTGCCTGGGCGGATATCGCACGCCGACATGACCTGCGGGAAAGTGCATTCGACCGGCTGGCATCGGCATGGCACACCGATGCCGATCTGGGTCGTCCCATTGAATGCGTGACCGATATGAGCCTGAGCCGCAGGCTTGGCTTTACCGACTACCGGTACACACCGGACTCTTTTTTCGACCTGTTCGAACGACTGCGCGCCGGGCGTTACATTCCCTGA
- a CDS encoding general stress protein, with the protein MSYHISLHDRTGLPAMAPADSRGGGGAAHNPGNFANDPARAAEAGHKGGQHSHGGTGHTPEKTKEASHAKGTHGSGNFADDPKRAAEAGRKGGQRSHGKT; encoded by the coding sequence ATGAGCTATCATATCTCCCTGCATGACCGTACCGGCCTGCCCGCAATGGCCCCGGCTGACAGCCGCGGGGGTGGTGGGGCCGCCCACAATCCCGGCAACTTTGCCAATGACCCGGCCCGTGCCGCCGAAGCGGGGCACAAGGGGGGGCAGCACAGTCACGGCGGCACAGGCCACACACCGGAAAAAACGAAGGAAGCCAGCCACGCGAAGGGCACGCACGGTTCGGGCAACTTTGCCGATGATCCGAAGCGCGCGGCAGAAGCCGGGCGCAAGGGCGGCCAGCGCAGTCATGGCAAGACATGA
- a CDS encoding PRC-barrel domain-containing protein, protein MSETMTNGLGDKHDLISSDQVEGTAVYSPAGEKLGTVRYFMVDKITGEVAYVVMSFGGFMGMGNSYHPLPWKSLNYDRNRGGYVVALTHEQLEAAPAYTENTSPDWSNSTYGSQIDTYYGGLPRP, encoded by the coding sequence ATGTCCGAGACAATGACAAATGGACTGGGCGACAAGCATGACCTGATCTCCTCCGATCAGGTCGAAGGCACGGCCGTCTATTCCCCGGCAGGCGAAAAGCTTGGTACGGTAAGGTATTTCATGGTCGATAAGATCACAGGCGAGGTTGCCTATGTCGTCATGAGTTTTGGCGGGTTCATGGGCATGGGAAACAGCTATCATCCCTTGCCATGGAAATCCCTCAATTATGACCGCAACCGTGGTGGCTATGTTGTCGCCCTTACACACGAACAGCTTGAAGCCGCACCCGCCTATACCGAAAATACATCGCCGGACTGGAGCAACAGCACCTACGGCAGCCAGATCGATACCTATTATGGTGGATTGCCGCGCCCATAA